One Echinicola strongylocentroti DNA window includes the following coding sequences:
- a CDS encoding toxin-antitoxin system YwqK family antitoxin has product MKYLFIICCFLVSTSLVYSQRKAVQIYNADSTVVASGVVENGKMEGLWQLTSPKTKKLLEEGYLKAGKKDGLWTTYHSNGTKHIVAEYRNNKLTGPLKEYDEEGYLLVDATYKDSVAVGEYKEYYGATVAQYGFNPSKRRKREGQFKNGQLNGEWLSYYESGQLAIKSTYKNGELNGAYLEYSREGQLVVEVNYVDGEPDGDFTRYSIDNIVEQTGEYMQGKKVGKWTTYFPGTKTVAAEEEYDDNGYKSSTWKYYYENRRLARMERYENDIPVGTWEEYFPNKNLAKRKTYELGMPTGEYEENHEDGEPSVRGQYTNGVKSGLWKSYYTDGQLYSIGEYKNGVKSGLWKYFNKIGILIAEGEYELGSEHGQWFYYYDGGQLKSVGSYFYGFEEGTWGLFYDNKKLTQEEEWSNGRLMNVSEYHSYDGNKTLDKGTLKNGEGTRYTYYVNGTKESEGTYHFGKQTGKWTYYHNNGKIASSGNMEDGKKEGRWNYYTRSGKLSEIITFNEDEIVPDKLPEPDLPFQTFE; this is encoded by the coding sequence ATGAAGTATCTTTTTATAATATGTTGTTTTTTGGTGAGTACCAGTTTGGTCTACTCCCAAAGAAAAGCTGTACAAATATACAACGCCGACTCCACAGTAGTGGCTTCTGGAGTAGTAGAAAATGGCAAAATGGAGGGATTATGGCAATTGACCTCTCCCAAAACCAAGAAGCTTCTGGAGGAAGGCTACCTCAAGGCAGGCAAAAAGGATGGGCTATGGACTACCTACCATTCCAATGGCACCAAGCACATCGTCGCCGAATACCGCAACAATAAACTTACAGGGCCTCTAAAGGAATACGACGAAGAGGGCTACCTCTTGGTGGACGCCACCTACAAAGACAGTGTAGCTGTAGGAGAATACAAGGAATATTACGGTGCCACTGTGGCACAATACGGCTTCAACCCTAGCAAAAGAAGAAAACGCGAAGGCCAATTTAAAAATGGACAGCTAAATGGTGAGTGGCTCTCCTATTATGAAAGTGGACAGCTGGCCATCAAAAGCACCTATAAGAACGGTGAGCTGAATGGTGCTTATTTGGAATATAGCCGTGAAGGTCAACTCGTCGTAGAAGTCAACTACGTGGACGGTGAACCTGATGGTGACTTCACTCGATACTCCATCGACAATATCGTAGAACAAACCGGTGAATACATGCAAGGGAAAAAAGTAGGAAAGTGGACCACTTATTTCCCCGGTACCAAAACGGTGGCCGCTGAAGAAGAGTATGATGATAACGGCTATAAATCAAGCACTTGGAAGTACTATTACGAAAATCGCCGATTGGCTCGTATGGAGCGGTATGAAAATGATATCCCTGTAGGTACCTGGGAAGAATACTTCCCCAATAAAAACCTTGCCAAGCGCAAAACCTATGAGCTAGGGATGCCTACTGGTGAATATGAAGAAAACCATGAAGACGGAGAACCTTCTGTACGTGGCCAATACACCAATGGGGTAAAATCCGGGCTGTGGAAAAGCTATTACACCGATGGCCAGCTGTATTCTATTGGCGAGTATAAAAACGGGGTAAAATCTGGGCTGTGGAAATATTTTAACAAAATAGGCATCCTAATCGCAGAGGGGGAATATGAACTGGGCTCTGAACACGGTCAGTGGTTTTACTACTACGATGGTGGCCAGCTAAAATCTGTAGGCAGCTACTTTTATGGCTTTGAAGAGGGTACATGGGGGCTTTTCTATGACAACAAAAAACTCACCCAAGAAGAAGAATGGAGCAATGGCAGACTAATGAACGTCAGCGAGTACCATTCTTATGATGGCAATAAAACCCTTGATAAAGGCACCCTTAAGAACGGCGAAGGTACACGTTACACCTACTATGTCAATGGCACCAAAGAATCAGAGGGCACCTATCATTTTGGTAAGCAAACCGGAAAATGGACTTACTACCATAACAATGGTAAGATCGCCTCATCCGGAAACATGGAAGACGGCAAAAAAGAAGGCCGATGGAACTATTATACCAGGTCGGGCAAACTCAGTGAAATCATCACTTTCAATGAAGATGAAATAGTCCCAGACAAACTCCCCGAACCTGACCTTCCTTTCCAAACATTTGAATAA
- the istA gene encoding IS21 family transposase has protein sequence MSQIKQMIILRQQGNGIKTIARMLDMSKNTVKSYLFKLDKLLENNRKTGLTTKKLLSMEDPEVEKLFLSGDPSYKDPRYEHFIANLPYYQKELKRKGVTKTLLWEEYRESYPEGYGRSQFCYHLGQQEVARAKPSMVLDHKPAEKLYIDFAGKPICYIDRETGEEIRCQLFVACLPYSDYAFAMAVPSQTIPDFLHVLGCCMEQLGGVPQLLVPDNLKAAVNKADKYEPGINRALEDFANHYGTAVVPARARKPQDKALVENQVKVLYSRVYAKLRNVQFFDIHSLNRAIAEKVKAHNQTRMQQKPYCREERFLADEKHLLGKLPGERFELRHYAELTVAKNNHVYLSRDKHYYSVPYSLIGQKVKVVYTRSMLYVFHKGERVAIHGRGFQQGPYSTLKEHLCSQHQHYRDRSPAYYRDKAAQYSNTFAKYIALIFKQDRYPEQLYRTCDGLLALARKVDEQRLDKACNIAMEYNQYSYGFIKNMLENNMTEATTEASGKELPKHGNVRGRTYYNEQR, from the coding sequence ATGAGTCAGATCAAACAGATGATTATTTTACGGCAGCAGGGCAACGGTATCAAAACCATTGCCCGTATGCTGGACATGAGCAAGAACACGGTAAAAAGCTATCTTTTCAAGCTTGACAAGCTGCTGGAAAACAACAGGAAGACAGGGCTTACAACCAAAAAGCTGCTGTCCATGGAAGACCCCGAAGTTGAGAAGCTGTTCCTTTCAGGGGATCCGTCCTATAAAGACCCCCGTTACGAGCACTTTATAGCCAACCTCCCTTATTATCAAAAAGAACTCAAGCGTAAAGGGGTGACCAAAACCCTTCTATGGGAGGAATACAGGGAATCTTACCCCGAAGGGTATGGCCGGAGCCAGTTTTGTTATCACCTTGGCCAGCAGGAGGTGGCCAGGGCAAAGCCTTCCATGGTGCTTGACCATAAACCGGCAGAGAAGCTGTATATAGACTTTGCGGGCAAGCCCATCTGCTACATAGACAGGGAGACCGGGGAGGAGATCAGGTGCCAACTGTTCGTGGCCTGCCTGCCCTATTCGGACTATGCCTTTGCCATGGCTGTGCCCTCCCAGACCATCCCCGACTTCCTGCACGTCCTGGGCTGTTGTATGGAGCAGCTGGGAGGGGTGCCACAGCTGCTCGTCCCTGACAACCTAAAAGCGGCCGTAAACAAGGCCGACAAATATGAGCCAGGTATCAACCGGGCCCTGGAGGACTTTGCCAACCATTACGGCACGGCCGTAGTGCCTGCCAGGGCAAGGAAACCGCAGGACAAGGCATTGGTGGAAAACCAGGTAAAGGTGCTCTATTCCCGGGTATATGCCAAGCTCAGGAACGTCCAATTCTTCGACATACACAGCCTGAACCGGGCCATTGCCGAAAAGGTGAAGGCCCATAACCAGACCCGTATGCAGCAAAAGCCTTACTGCAGGGAGGAAAGGTTCCTGGCCGATGAGAAGCACTTATTGGGAAAGCTTCCCGGGGAGCGCTTCGAGCTGAGGCATTATGCCGAACTGACGGTAGCCAAGAACAACCACGTCTACCTGTCCCGGGACAAGCACTATTACAGCGTGCCATATTCCCTGATAGGCCAGAAGGTAAAGGTGGTCTACACCCGCAGCATGCTCTATGTGTTCCATAAAGGGGAACGGGTGGCCATACACGGCAGGGGCTTCCAGCAAGGGCCTTATTCCACACTCAAAGAACACCTGTGTTCCCAACACCAACACTACAGGGACAGAAGTCCGGCGTATTACCGCGACAAAGCTGCCCAATACTCCAATACCTTCGCCAAATACATTGCCCTGATCTTTAAGCAGGACAGGTACCCTGAGCAACTCTACAGGACCTGTGACGGCTTACTTGCCCTGGCCAGGAAGGTGGATGAACAGCGGCTGGACAAGGCCTGCAATATCGCCATGGAGTACAATCAATACAGCTATGGCTTTATCAAGAACATGCTGGAAAACAATATGACAGAAGCCACAACGGAAGCCTCCGGCAAGGAACTTCCCAAACACGGCAACGTCAGGGGAAGAACATATTACAACGAACAACGATAA
- a CDS encoding helix-turn-helix domain-containing protein — protein sequence MNTKSWKEIKDDVYGGQGTVRRDELERDFESFKIGLLLKKAREDKNLTQEQLAELVDKKRTYISRVENNGSNLTLKTLFEIVEKGLGGKVKISIEI from the coding sequence ATGAACACAAAAAGTTGGAAAGAAATAAAAGATGATGTCTATGGTGGCCAGGGAACTGTCCGCCGAGATGAATTGGAAAGGGATTTTGAGTCATTCAAAATTGGATTGCTTTTAAAAAAAGCCAGAGAGGACAAGAATTTGACACAGGAGCAATTAGCGGAATTGGTTGATAAGAAAAGAACTTATATATCAAGGGTCGAGAACAATGGAAGCAATTTGACCCTAAAAACGCTTTTCGAAATTGTAGAAAAAGGCCTTGGGGGAAAAGTGAAAATTTCTATTGAGATCTGA
- a CDS encoding AbrB/MazE/SpoVT family DNA-binding domain-containing protein translates to METSIIKIGNSKGLRLSKTILEKYNIKDKVELILEKGQIILKPVATPRENWEKEFKKMSENGDDNLLMNDVFNDENLDEWN, encoded by the coding sequence ATGGAAACATCAATAATCAAAATCGGAAATTCAAAAGGACTTCGATTGAGCAAGACCATATTGGAAAAGTATAATATCAAGGACAAAGTTGAACTTATCCTCGAAAAAGGACAAATCATTCTCAAGCCTGTCGCTACACCAAGAGAAAATTGGGAAAAGGAATTTAAGAAAATGAGTGAAAATGGAGATGATAATCTTCTGATGAATGATGTGTTCAATGACGAAAACCTTGATGAATGGAATTGA
- a CDS encoding type II toxin-antitoxin system PemK/MazF family toxin, translated as MELKQYSIVLVNLDLTVGSEIKKTRPCVIISPNEMNKYLNTIVLAPLTTNLKKYPTRVYVKHNGKKGMIAIDQIRTVDKTRIIRVFESLTYDEIEKCKDVIKETFVD; from the coding sequence ATGGAATTGAAACAATATTCAATCGTCCTTGTAAACCTTGATCTAACGGTTGGGAGCGAAATAAAAAAGACAAGACCTTGTGTTATCATTTCTCCCAATGAAATGAATAAATATCTCAACACAATTGTCCTTGCACCATTGACAACTAACTTAAAAAAATACCCGACCAGAGTTTATGTAAAGCACAATGGAAAAAAAGGAATGATTGCAATTGATCAAATTCGGACAGTTGATAAAACTAGAATAATTAGGGTTTTCGAAAGTCTGACATATGATGAAATCGAAAAGTGCAAGGACGTTATTAAAGAAACTTTTGTGGACTGA
- a CDS encoding ROK family protein, which yields MKKNRLILGLDIGGTSINAGIMKDGVLIEKREIRTPSQEPQEVILSTIADFIASYFSHEIDGIGIGIPGLVDAENGIVFNLENIPAFNKVALKDYLEKKLDKPVYINNDANCFALGEYKFGGANKHKHIVGITLGTGIGTGVITNGELYPGYICGAGEWGGVPYGDSNFENYCSSKFFRKLHHTTAKKLAAKAAEGDKEALELFYEYGTHIGNLIKYILFTYAPEAIVIGGSIRKAFPYFSKGMEETVKTFPYSSISDNLTIYTSSFDDSAIMGATALVTEAEAHIAKVVK from the coding sequence ATGAAAAAAAATCGGCTGATTCTGGGACTTGATATTGGAGGGACATCTATTAATGCCGGTATTATGAAAGATGGGGTACTGATCGAAAAGCGGGAAATCCGCACACCTTCGCAGGAACCTCAAGAAGTAATACTATCGACCATAGCTGACTTCATAGCGTCCTACTTTTCCCACGAGATAGATGGGATAGGCATTGGCATACCTGGTTTGGTGGATGCTGAAAATGGCATCGTTTTTAACCTAGAAAACATCCCTGCTTTTAACAAAGTAGCATTGAAGGATTACCTGGAAAAAAAACTGGACAAACCAGTATACATCAATAATGACGCTAATTGTTTTGCCCTAGGTGAATACAAGTTTGGCGGTGCCAACAAGCACAAGCATATCGTTGGGATCACCCTGGGGACAGGCATAGGCACTGGCGTCATTACCAACGGAGAGCTCTACCCGGGATATATATGCGGAGCAGGCGAATGGGGAGGTGTACCTTATGGAGATAGCAATTTTGAAAACTATTGCAGCAGTAAGTTTTTTAGAAAACTCCATCACACCACCGCAAAAAAACTCGCCGCCAAAGCTGCTGAAGGAGATAAGGAAGCACTCGAACTGTTTTATGAATATGGTACACATATCGGTAACCTGATCAAGTACATACTGTTTACCTATGCTCCTGAAGCCATTGTCATTGGTGGGTCCATCAGGAAAGCATTTCCTTATTTCTCCAAAGGAATGGAGGAAACAGTGAAGACTTTTCCCTACTCTTCCATTAGCGACAACCTCACTATATACACTTCATCATTTGATGATTCGGCCATTATGGGAGCTACCGCTCTGGTAACAGAAGCAGAAGCCCATATCGCCAAGGTAGTCAAATAA
- the istB gene encoding IS21-like element helper ATPase IstB gives MPNPIETQLIKLRLHGMRQTWATLQETRKNQSLSLTEGLELMLQAEEQERDNRRFKRLESNAGFRYRASLEELSLDRTRGLDDMLLTTLATGEYMEHGDAVLITGATGCGKSYLASALGHQACVHGKKVAYFNTQKLMLKIKMVRLDGTVLKFFDKMARTDLLILDDFGLTHLDKQQQMDFMELIEDRHGKKSTVIVSQLPVSSWYDVIGEPTIADAILDRLVHASYRIVLKGESLRKKM, from the coding sequence ATGCCCAACCCGATCGAAACACAACTTATCAAACTCAGGCTCCATGGCATGCGCCAGACCTGGGCAACATTACAGGAGACCCGTAAAAACCAAAGCCTCTCCCTTACCGAAGGCCTTGAGCTTATGCTGCAGGCAGAAGAACAGGAACGGGACAACAGGAGATTCAAAAGACTGGAATCCAATGCGGGCTTCCGTTACAGGGCTTCCCTGGAAGAACTTTCCCTGGACAGGACCAGGGGCCTGGATGACATGCTCCTGACAACACTGGCGACCGGGGAATATATGGAACATGGTGATGCGGTACTTATCACGGGAGCCACCGGCTGCGGAAAAAGTTACCTGGCCTCGGCCCTCGGCCATCAGGCCTGTGTGCACGGCAAAAAGGTCGCCTACTTCAATACCCAGAAGCTTATGCTCAAAATCAAGATGGTAAGGTTGGACGGTACCGTGCTCAAGTTCTTCGATAAAATGGCCAGAACAGACCTGCTTATCCTGGATGACTTCGGGCTCACACACCTGGACAAACAACAACAAATGGACTTTATGGAACTTATCGAAGACAGACATGGTAAAAAATCCACTGTTATTGTAAGCCAGCTCCCTGTCTCAAGCTGGTATGATGTAATAGGTGAACCGACCATAGCGGACGCCATCCTTGACCGGTTGGTGCACGCCTCCTACAGAATCGTGTTAAAAGGGGAAAGTCTCAGAAAAAAAATGTAA
- the tnpA gene encoding IS66 family insertion sequence element accessory protein TnpA produces MNLQEEMAALVKEYKTSGLTQKSFSEQKGIGFHKL; encoded by the coding sequence ATGAACCTACAAGAAGAAATGGCCGCCCTTGTCAAAGAGTACAAGACCAGCGGCCTGACGCAGAAATCCTTCAGTGAGCAAAAAGGGATCGGTTTCCATAAATTGTAA
- a CDS encoding type II toxin-antitoxin system RelE/ParE family toxin produces MDKVREVIAYQDHFEVFLKKQTEKVQNKIYKVIEAIETLERVPETYLKAIKTKKGLYEARVQLGSNIWRVFCFFDEGKLVILLNGFQKKTQKTPIQEIEKASKLMNDYYAEKEVEKKKNKKS; encoded by the coding sequence ATGGACAAAGTACGGGAAGTCATAGCCTACCAAGACCATTTTGAGGTTTTTCTAAAAAAGCAGACAGAGAAAGTTCAAAACAAAATCTATAAGGTCATTGAGGCTATAGAAACCCTGGAAAGAGTACCGGAAACGTACTTGAAAGCTATCAAGACGAAGAAAGGGTTATATGAAGCCCGGGTTCAGTTAGGATCAAATATCTGGAGAGTATTTTGCTTTTTTGATGAAGGCAAGCTGGTAATTCTGCTTAATGGTTTTCAGAAGAAAACACAAAAAACACCTATCCAAGAAATTGAAAAGGCCAGTAAACTGATGAATGATTACTATGCCGAAAAAGAGGTGGAAAAGAAAAAAAATAAAAAGTCATGA
- a CDS encoding TlpA family protein disulfide reductase produces the protein MLKNIFFSMLILTFLCSCQKEQKSSYKTAEFQEGFPEILKPIEKDLPLKILSHSILESTNDSIDIYVGYLKQGKQSGNWIALASNNQLKQFTTVNFKQGSENARENDIDIAFDNSTRRVSLRIKELDTTANKIVYSWLDQADLTDSLTVLTIDKPLVKGGIFPSIELTDINGEKFNLDNLNGQTIVVNWWAVWCAPCRKEIPGLNKLVSKYSNKEVRFVSITDDSKDKVSGFLEKNKFDYDITFISENDRVLFGNSYPKNIIIDNNKNITFYKEGGNENIWQEIDQHLTEMNNTE, from the coding sequence ATGCTGAAAAATATTTTTTTTTCGATGTTAATATTAACATTTTTATGTAGTTGTCAGAAAGAACAAAAAAGTTCATATAAAACTGCGGAGTTTCAAGAAGGTTTTCCTGAAATTTTAAAACCTATTGAAAAGGATTTACCCTTAAAAATTTTAAGCCATTCCATTTTAGAATCTACTAATGATTCAATCGATATTTATGTTGGATATCTTAAGCAGGGAAAACAATCAGGAAATTGGATTGCACTAGCTTCAAACAATCAATTAAAACAATTTACCACGGTTAATTTTAAACAAGGTTCAGAAAATGCACGAGAGAATGATATTGACATAGCGTTTGACAATTCCACACGCAGAGTATCTTTAAGAATAAAAGAATTAGATACAACAGCGAATAAAATTGTTTATTCTTGGCTTGATCAAGCCGATTTAACCGACTCGTTGACTGTTCTGACAATCGACAAACCTCTAGTTAAAGGGGGAATATTTCCTTCTATTGAACTAACAGATATTAACGGAGAGAAATTCAATTTAGATAACCTCAACGGACAAACTATTGTTGTTAATTGGTGGGCTGTTTGGTGTGCACCTTGTAGAAAAGAAATTCCAGGATTGAATAAATTAGTCAGCAAATATTCGAATAAAGAGGTAAGGTTTGTATCAATAACCGATGACTCAAAAGATAAAGTATCTGGTTTTTTGGAAAAAAATAAATTTGATTATGATATAACTTTCATTTCTGAAAATGACAGGGTTTTATTTGGAAATTCCTACCCTAAAAACATTATAATTGACAATAATAAAAACATAACTTTTTACAAAGAAGGAGGAAATGAAAATATTTGGCAAGAAATTGACCAACACTTAACGGAAATGAATAATACTGAATAA
- a CDS encoding PIG-L family deacetylase — protein MLSNYPLSEVEKCYLKASGVEEITTKIPYLTVDNFPKLGLLTACRFLEWAAHNPDGVISLPTGKTPEFFIKWTQFLLENWDSKKGKQIREEYGMSDLKKPVLKDLHFVQIDEFFPISSSQHNSFYHYVNKFYIDGFGLDPKKALLINSDEIPLAEGKHFSEVFPDLKVDLSLRFREASNRQEKLQQESIFLIDKWCGEFEQKIREKGGIGFFLGGIGPDGHIAFNTRGSDIFSTTRLTETNFETQAVAAGDLGGIEVSANRLVITIGLDTIVYNPEAVGIIIAAGEAKAQIVKDSLETDLTNIHPATVLQKLKNGRFYLTQGAASKLTDSINTYYKTGEWTQAKTEKSILELCKKLGKYASRLKLEDLKNDPYTSLIPGLSETTVASVIESTIEKLNRGIEKEENEVLLHTGPHHDDISLGILPHITNQLSEKTNEAHFSVLTSGFTAVTNTFVIDTLLHTKKLLDEDQIQMVNYEDFFQTGYKLKMDKDVYHYLTSVASEEPEQQKRGLCHRVVRAVVEVFDVKNTQKLRETINDVLSILKNSYDGEKNPPKIQKLKGMIREFEEELVWAHFGVKVRNVHHLRLGFYTGDIFTEQPDKKRDVEPIVEMFREINPTKISLTLDPEGSGPDTHYKVLQATAEAVRQWSKEKDLSDLRIIGYRNVWFKFEAAESNVIVPVSLGDLSVMEDSFANCYLSQVNASFPSYAHNGKFSTLAKRTWVNQLNDVQLLLGKDYFYQHDMAKVRASHGLIFFKDMNVEEFIAHARELEKSIEGMI, from the coding sequence ATGCTAAGCAACTATCCTTTATCGGAAGTAGAAAAATGTTACTTAAAAGCGTCAGGTGTCGAAGAGATCACCACAAAGATCCCTTACCTGACCGTGGACAATTTCCCTAAACTTGGGTTATTGACGGCATGTAGGTTCCTAGAGTGGGCTGCTCACAACCCTGATGGGGTAATCAGCTTACCAACTGGCAAAACTCCTGAGTTTTTTATCAAATGGACCCAATTTCTGCTTGAGAATTGGGATAGCAAAAAGGGCAAGCAAATCCGGGAAGAGTACGGTATGAGCGACCTCAAAAAGCCGGTCCTAAAAGACCTGCATTTTGTACAAATCGATGAGTTCTTCCCTATCTCCTCCTCGCAGCATAACAGCTTCTACCATTATGTAAACAAGTTTTACATTGATGGTTTTGGACTAGATCCGAAAAAAGCCTTGCTGATCAACTCCGATGAGATTCCATTGGCCGAAGGCAAACACTTTTCGGAAGTCTTTCCAGACCTGAAAGTTGACCTTTCGCTGAGGTTTAGAGAAGCCAGCAATAGACAAGAAAAACTACAGCAAGAATCTATCTTCCTGATCGATAAATGGTGTGGTGAATTCGAGCAAAAGATCCGGGAAAAAGGAGGCATCGGCTTCTTCTTAGGAGGAATTGGCCCCGATGGCCACATTGCTTTCAACACCCGGGGATCTGATATTTTCTCCACTACAAGGCTCACAGAAACCAACTTTGAGACACAAGCCGTAGCTGCTGGTGACCTCGGAGGGATAGAAGTATCCGCCAACCGACTGGTCATCACCATTGGACTGGACACCATCGTCTATAATCCTGAAGCAGTAGGCATTATCATAGCTGCAGGGGAAGCCAAAGCACAGATCGTAAAAGATTCGCTGGAGACAGACCTGACCAATATTCACCCTGCCACCGTACTGCAAAAGCTGAAAAACGGTCGCTTTTACCTTACCCAAGGAGCAGCTTCCAAACTGACAGACAGCATCAATACCTACTACAAAACCGGCGAATGGACACAGGCCAAAACGGAAAAGTCCATCCTCGAACTATGTAAGAAACTAGGTAAATATGCCAGCAGACTGAAGCTGGAAGACCTGAAAAACGATCCGTATACTTCACTGATCCCTGGCCTTTCAGAAACCACTGTTGCTTCCGTGATAGAAAGTACTATCGAGAAGCTGAACAGAGGCATCGAAAAAGAGGAAAATGAAGTACTCCTTCATACCGGGCCACATCATGATGATATTTCCTTGGGGATTTTACCTCATATCACCAATCAACTGAGCGAAAAAACCAACGAGGCCCACTTTTCGGTATTGACCTCAGGCTTTACCGCAGTGACCAACACGTTTGTAATAGACACCTTGCTGCACACCAAGAAGCTACTGGACGAAGACCAGATCCAAATGGTCAACTATGAAGACTTCTTCCAGACAGGCTACAAACTTAAGATGGACAAGGATGTGTACCATTACCTGACCAGTGTGGCCTCCGAAGAGCCCGAGCAACAAAAAAGGGGGCTTTGCCATCGAGTGGTAAGAGCCGTTGTGGAAGTCTTTGACGTTAAGAACACCCAAAAGCTCCGGGAGACGATCAATGATGTATTGAGCATCCTTAAAAACTCATATGACGGTGAGAAAAACCCACCAAAAATCCAAAAACTGAAAGGTATGATCCGTGAGTTTGAGGAGGAGTTGGTATGGGCTCACTTTGGAGTGAAAGTAAGAAATGTACATCACTTAAGGCTTGGTTTTTATACTGGGGACATTTTCACTGAGCAGCCTGATAAAAAACGGGATGTGGAGCCTATCGTAGAGATGTTTCGCGAGATCAATCCTACCAAAATCAGCTTGACACTGGACCCGGAAGGAAGTGGTCCTGACACGCACTACAAAGTACTTCAGGCTACTGCTGAGGCGGTACGCCAGTGGAGCAAAGAAAAAGACTTGAGCGACCTGCGCATCATCGGTTATAGAAATGTATGGTTCAAATTTGAAGCAGCAGAATCCAATGTCATCGTACCGGTTTCATTAGGTGACCTTTCCGTTATGGAAGACTCATTTGCCAATTGCTACCTAAGCCAGGTAAATGCCTCCTTCCCTAGCTACGCCCACAATGGTAAATTCAGTACACTTGCCAAACGTACATGGGTCAACCAACTGAACGACGTGCAGTTGCTGTTAGGAAAAGACTATTTTTACCAACACGACATGGCCAAGGTAAGGGCCAGCCACGGTTTGATCTTCTTCAAGGACATGAATGTAGAGGAATTCATTGCCCATGCCAGGGAACTGGAAAAATCCATTGAAGGGATGATCTAA
- a CDS encoding ROK family transcriptional regulator, producing MNLIDPKKSLDEKEGVVEIKNYLNKIKIIKNLYTNGSNTASEICNEVGISLPTVNSLLTDLIKSGQLVKQGRAESQGGRKPDLYRLAQDSFYVLALDISKFVVRAAIYDSSNKAVTETGLFKITLNNEKSTFDKIADFMETYMKESGIPLDKIISIGMSMPGLVDSVNGINHTYLKFGKKSLVENFEARFNRKVFIENDARAMTLAEFKFSQDQKYNNVLGIFVGWGIGLGIIIDGKLYRGGAGFAGEFSHSPIFESREISCTCGKKGCLEAVASGTAMVRMAEEAIQKDSDSILSRMARERGEGIDPSLIVDAALAGDQRAITILSDVGLDLGRGISILIQLLNPDLIIVGGSVAEAQQYLITPIQQALNIFSMAKSREKSELTLYKLGKEVGLLGGVAVVIENIFEDIIN from the coding sequence ATGAATTTAATCGATCCAAAAAAGAGCCTAGACGAAAAAGAAGGAGTAGTAGAAATAAAAAACTACCTCAACAAAATCAAGATCATTAAAAATCTCTATACCAATGGCAGCAACACTGCCAGTGAGATTTGTAATGAAGTAGGTATTAGTTTGCCCACAGTCAACTCCCTGCTTACAGACCTCATCAAATCAGGTCAACTGGTAAAACAAGGGCGTGCAGAGTCCCAAGGCGGGAGAAAACCCGACTTGTATCGACTGGCGCAAGATTCTTTTTACGTACTGGCACTAGATATTAGCAAATTTGTGGTTCGCGCAGCCATCTACGACAGCTCCAATAAAGCGGTTACCGAAACGGGGCTGTTCAAAATCACCTTGAACAACGAAAAATCGACGTTCGATAAGATCGCCGATTTCATGGAGACCTACATGAAAGAATCCGGTATTCCGCTGGACAAAATCATCTCCATAGGCATGTCAATGCCCGGTTTGGTAGACTCTGTCAATGGCATCAACCACACCTATTTGAAATTTGGCAAGAAAAGCCTTGTAGAAAATTTTGAAGCGCGGTTCAACAGAAAGGTGTTTATAGAAAACGATGCCCGAGCCATGACATTGGCAGAATTTAAGTTTAGCCAAGACCAAAAGTACAATAACGTACTGGGTATTTTCGTAGGCTGGGGAATTGGCCTTGGGATCATCATCGACGGCAAACTTTACAGAGGTGGCGCCGGCTTTGCAGGTGAATTCAGCCACTCCCCTATTTTCGAATCACGTGAAATCTCCTGCACCTGTGGCAAAAAAGGCTGCCTGGAAGCAGTGGCTTCAGGCACAGCCATGGTAAGAATGGCAGAAGAAGCCATCCAAAAAGACAGTGACTCCATCCTCAGCCGAATGGCCAGAGAACGTGGAGAAGGCATTGATCCTTCCCTCATCGTGGATGCTGCCCTTGCTGGTGACCAGCGAGCGATCACCATCCTGTCCGATGTTGGACTGGACTTAGGAAGGGGAATTTCGATCCTTATCCAGTTACTTAATCCAGACCTGATTATAGTCGGAGGCAGTGTGGCAGAGGCCCAACAATACCTCATCACGCCCATTCAGCAGGCCCTTAACATCTTCAGTATGGCCAAGTCCCGTGAAAAGTCGGAACTGACCTTGTACAAGCTCGGAAAGGAAGTTGGCCTCTTAGGAGGGGTAGCTGTAGTGATCGAAAATATATTTGAAGATATTATAAACTGA